The proteins below come from a single Rhizobium sp. BT04 genomic window:
- a CDS encoding adenylosuccinate synthase yields the protein MTNVVVVGSQWGDEGKGKIVDWLSERADIVVRYQGGHNAGHTLVIDGTSYKLSLLPSGVVRPGKMAVIGNGVVVDPHALIAEIGRLEAQGVTVTPDNLRIADNATLILSLHRELDAMREDAASNSGTKIGTTRRGIGPAYEDKVGRRAIRVMDLADLDSLSGKVDRILTHHNALRRGLGVAEVSHEAIMEELTSIADRVLPFRDTVWLFLDKERRKGSRILFEGAQGSLLDIDHGTYPFVTSSNTVAGQAAAGSGMGPGSLGYILGITKAYTTRVGEGPFPTELKDAIGEFLGEKGHEFGVVTGRKRRCGWFDAALVRQSIATNGITGIALTKLDVLDGLEELKICVGYMLDGEQIDHLPASQGAQARVEPIYITLEGWKESTVGARSWADLPAQAIKYVRQVEELIGAPVALLSTSPERDDTILVTDPFED from the coding sequence ATGACGAACGTAGTCGTGGTCGGTTCGCAATGGGGTGACGAAGGCAAGGGCAAGATTGTCGACTGGCTTTCGGAGCGTGCGGATATCGTTGTGCGCTATCAGGGCGGACACAATGCCGGCCATACGCTCGTCATCGACGGCACGAGCTACAAGCTCTCGCTCTTGCCCTCCGGCGTTGTGCGCCCGGGCAAGATGGCCGTCATCGGCAACGGTGTCGTCGTCGACCCGCATGCGCTGATCGCCGAGATCGGCCGGCTGGAGGCGCAGGGCGTGACGGTTACGCCTGACAATCTGCGCATCGCCGACAATGCGACGCTCATTCTTTCCCTGCACCGCGAGCTCGACGCGATGCGCGAGGATGCTGCGTCGAACAGCGGCACCAAGATCGGCACGACACGCCGCGGTATCGGTCCGGCCTATGAAGACAAGGTCGGCCGCCGTGCCATCCGCGTCATGGATCTTGCCGATCTCGACAGCCTTTCCGGCAAGGTCGACCGTATTCTGACCCATCACAATGCGCTTCGCCGCGGCCTCGGCGTTGCCGAAGTCAGCCACGAGGCGATCATGGAAGAGCTGACCTCGATCGCCGATCGGGTGCTGCCGTTCCGTGATACCGTCTGGCTCTTCCTCGACAAGGAGCGCCGCAAGGGGTCCCGCATCCTCTTCGAAGGTGCACAGGGCAGCCTGCTCGATATCGACCATGGCACCTATCCTTTCGTCACGTCGTCGAACACCGTGGCCGGTCAGGCCGCGGCCGGTTCCGGCATGGGGCCCGGCTCGCTCGGCTACATCCTCGGCATCACCAAGGCCTATACGACGCGCGTCGGCGAAGGCCCGTTCCCGACCGAGCTGAAGGACGCGATCGGTGAGTTCCTGGGCGAAAAAGGCCATGAGTTCGGCGTGGTGACCGGACGCAAGCGGCGCTGCGGTTGGTTCGACGCCGCACTCGTGCGCCAATCGATTGCCACCAATGGCATCACGGGCATCGCGCTCACCAAGCTCGACGTGCTCGACGGTCTCGAGGAATTGAAGATCTGCGTTGGCTATATGCTCGACGGCGAACAGATTGATCATCTTCCGGCAAGCCAGGGAGCGCAAGCTAGGGTCGAACCGATCTACATCACGCTGGAAGGCTGGAAGGAATCGACCGTCGGCGCCCGCAGTTGGGCGGATCTGCCGGCACAGGCGATCAAATATGTTCGCCAGGTCGAAGAGCTGATCGGGGCGCCTGTCGCGCTCCTGTCCACCAGCCCGGAGCGGGATGATACGATACTTGTGACCGATCCGTTTGAGGATTAA
- a CDS encoding DMT family transporter has translation MQATAYICLVIATLCWGGNSVAGKLAIGHISPMMLTFLRWFLAVALIAVISVPQLKKDWPVARKNLPLLLCYGAIGYTLFNAMLYSAVQYTTAINVAIEQAGIPMLIFLLNFVLFRTGISLAQCLGFGMTLVGVALTAAHGDLTTLWQLQLNRGDGLMLIAIAAYSLYTIFLRWKPPVDWRTLMAFPAFAAMLTSVPLLLWELGRGAAQWPDQAGWGITLYTAIFPSLLAQIFYIKGVEAIGANRAGLFINLVPVFGTLLSVALIGETLQSFHAVALALTLGGIAIAEKGRPKASASTVPASPMD, from the coding sequence TTGCAAGCCACGGCCTATATCTGCCTCGTCATCGCCACCCTCTGCTGGGGCGGCAACTCCGTCGCGGGAAAGCTCGCGATCGGGCATATCAGCCCGATGATGCTGACCTTCCTGCGCTGGTTCCTCGCCGTCGCGTTGATCGCCGTGATCTCCGTGCCCCAGCTGAAGAAGGACTGGCCGGTGGCGAGGAAGAACCTGCCGCTGCTCCTTTGCTACGGCGCCATCGGCTATACCCTCTTCAACGCCATGCTTTATTCGGCCGTGCAATATACGACGGCCATCAATGTCGCCATCGAGCAGGCCGGCATTCCGATGCTGATCTTCCTGCTGAATTTCGTGCTTTTCCGCACCGGCATCTCGCTGGCGCAATGCCTCGGCTTCGGCATGACGCTGGTCGGCGTGGCGCTGACGGCAGCCCATGGCGACCTCACCACGCTGTGGCAGCTGCAGCTCAATCGCGGAGACGGGCTGATGCTGATCGCCATTGCTGCCTATTCGCTCTACACGATCTTCCTGCGCTGGAAGCCGCCGGTCGACTGGCGCACGCTGATGGCCTTCCCGGCCTTCGCCGCCATGCTGACGTCGGTGCCGCTGCTCCTTTGGGAACTTGGCCGAGGGGCGGCGCAATGGCCGGATCAGGCCGGCTGGGGCATCACCCTCTACACGGCAATATTCCCATCGCTGCTGGCGCAGATTTTCTATATCAAGGGCGTCGAGGCAATCGGCGCCAATCGGGCGGGCCTCTTCATCAATCTGGTGCCAGTGTTCGGCACGCTGCTTTCCGTCGCCCTGATCGGCGAGACGCTTCAGTCCTTTCACGCAGTCGCGCTGGCGCTGACGCTCGGCGGCATCGCGATCGCCGAAAAGGGCCGGCCGAAAGCGTCCGCTTCGACCGTGCCGGCCTCGCCGATGGATTAG
- a CDS encoding GNAT family N-acetyltransferase, which produces MNSEFAVRSMRPGELELVLEWARQEGWNPGLDDSLAFLEADSSGFFVGAIGEVPVGSISVVKYGDSFAFLGLYIVHPDFRGKGYGKAIWEVGIASALDRTIGLDGVAAQQGNYRKAGFEPAYSTIRYGGVATSLPVSTLAAQAVLDSRLEGLQRYDSAIFPQPRDAFLAAWCTGRKGRRSAVVRKSHKIRGYGTIRRCYEGYKIGPLFANDADSAAALLAELIPEAKGAAIFIDIPADNHEAVALAEGLGLQPVFETTRMYRGPAPAIPLKHVFGVTTLELG; this is translated from the coding sequence ATGAATTCGGAATTTGCCGTTCGTTCGATGCGGCCCGGCGAACTGGAGCTCGTGCTCGAATGGGCGCGTCAGGAGGGCTGGAACCCGGGTCTCGACGATTCGCTTGCATTCCTCGAGGCCGATTCGTCCGGATTCTTCGTCGGCGCCATCGGTGAAGTCCCGGTCGGCTCGATCTCGGTCGTCAAATATGGCGATAGTTTCGCCTTCCTCGGCCTCTACATCGTCCATCCAGATTTCCGCGGCAAGGGTTACGGCAAGGCGATCTGGGAGGTGGGTATCGCCAGCGCGCTAGACCGCACGATCGGTCTCGACGGCGTCGCCGCTCAACAGGGCAATTACCGCAAGGCGGGCTTCGAACCCGCCTATTCCACCATTCGCTACGGCGGCGTCGCTACCTCCTTGCCTGTCTCGACGCTTGCCGCGCAGGCGGTGCTGGATTCACGCCTCGAAGGCTTGCAGCGGTATGATTCGGCGATCTTTCCGCAGCCCCGGGATGCCTTTCTCGCTGCCTGGTGCACCGGCCGCAAGGGCCGTCGTTCGGCGGTGGTGCGCAAGAGCCACAAGATCCGCGGTTACGGTACGATCCGCCGCTGCTACGAGGGCTACAAGATCGGCCCGCTTTTTGCCAACGATGCCGACAGCGCCGCAGCGCTGCTTGCCGAATTGATCCCCGAGGCGAAGGGGGCTGCGATCTTCATCGATATTCCCGCCGACAATCATGAGGCGGTCGCGCTTGCCGAAGGCCTCGGCCTTCAACCGGTGTTCGAGACGACGCGCATGTATCGCGGGCCGGCGCCGGCCATCCCGCTGAAGCACGTCTTCGGCGTGACGACGCTGGAGCTCGGTTAG
- a CDS encoding bifunctional diguanylate cyclase/phosphodiesterase: MPENKATRSEREFQDLLRRLELALDASQIGVWEHSIEQDGILWDAQMHRLYQTGETCRLVPALLWSNAIHPDDRERAARDFDEAIATRGAYNSQFRIVLPSGEIRHLRSRAHFYVDAEGLPSFIGAEWDVTADVLLNAELARQRVVAEARALALEESNARIEHVADHDYLTGLPNRRLLDKRLTELPSDKSITTLGVLHLDLDQFKQINDSHGHAAGDAVLRAAALRITAAIPANGMVARVGGDEFVIVLVNFSDLTELKLITEDLQRRLRKKIRFGQEMLQSGASIGVSWSGDRRARNLLAESDMALYQAKKLGRNRVEFFTRQLQEDLRAKRRLAEELKLGLERGEIVPYYQVQLDARTRKVIGFEALARWKHPEKGVLAPGIFLKIADEHGLAAEIDAAILKSVLEDRLFWSLRGLAVPRIAVNISASRLADPTLLGKLRKLDIPPGEIVFELVETIFLDDSDEKLLDHIGEIKQMGIDIEIDDFGSGHASLIGLVKLRPKRLKIDRQLIAEVVSSAEQRRVVGSIVEIAKALDVEVIAEGIETEAHAVVLAELGCDGLQGYAFGYPAPAAETALLFSPMASGIEKQKSAMS, translated from the coding sequence TTGCCAGAGAATAAAGCCACACGATCCGAACGAGAATTTCAGGATCTTCTGCGTCGGCTCGAACTCGCTCTCGATGCATCCCAGATCGGTGTCTGGGAGCACAGTATCGAGCAAGACGGGATCTTGTGGGATGCGCAGATGCATCGTCTTTACCAGACTGGGGAGACTTGCCGTCTGGTGCCGGCATTGCTTTGGTCGAACGCGATCCATCCCGACGATCGCGAGCGGGCCGCACGCGACTTCGATGAGGCGATTGCAACACGGGGCGCCTATAATTCGCAATTTCGAATCGTACTGCCGAGCGGCGAAATCCGCCATCTGCGCTCACGTGCGCATTTCTACGTGGATGCGGAGGGGCTGCCCTCCTTCATCGGCGCCGAATGGGATGTGACCGCCGACGTCCTGCTCAACGCGGAGCTGGCGCGGCAGAGAGTGGTGGCCGAGGCGAGGGCGCTGGCGCTCGAGGAAAGCAATGCGCGCATCGAGCATGTCGCCGATCACGATTATCTCACTGGCTTGCCCAACCGACGTCTTCTCGACAAGCGGCTCACCGAGCTGCCTTCAGACAAAAGCATCACGACGCTTGGCGTGCTGCATCTCGACCTCGACCAGTTCAAGCAGATCAACGACAGCCACGGTCATGCGGCAGGTGATGCCGTGCTCAGGGCCGCAGCCCTTCGCATCACCGCCGCCATTCCTGCCAATGGCATGGTCGCCCGCGTCGGCGGCGACGAATTCGTCATCGTGCTGGTCAATTTCAGCGATCTCACTGAGCTGAAGCTGATTACCGAGGATCTCCAGCGCCGGCTGCGCAAGAAGATCCGCTTCGGTCAGGAGATGCTGCAATCCGGTGCCTCGATCGGCGTTTCCTGGAGCGGCGATCGGCGGGCGCGCAACCTGCTGGCTGAATCCGATATGGCGCTCTACCAGGCCAAGAAGCTCGGGCGCAACCGCGTCGAATTCTTCACGCGGCAGCTGCAGGAGGATCTGCGCGCCAAGCGTCGCCTCGCCGAAGAGCTGAAGCTCGGGCTGGAGCGCGGCGAGATCGTTCCCTATTATCAGGTGCAGCTCGACGCCCGGACGCGGAAAGTCATCGGCTTCGAGGCGCTGGCGCGCTGGAAACATCCCGAGAAGGGTGTACTCGCCCCGGGGATATTCCTGAAGATCGCCGACGAGCACGGGCTTGCGGCGGAGATCGACGCGGCGATCCTCAAAAGCGTTCTGGAAGACCGGCTGTTCTGGTCGTTGCGCGGCCTTGCGGTCCCGCGCATCGCCGTCAATATCTCGGCATCGCGCCTCGCCGATCCGACGTTGCTCGGCAAGCTGAGGAAACTCGACATCCCGCCCGGCGAGATCGTCTTCGAACTGGTCGAGACGATTTTCCTCGACGACAGCGACGAAAAATTGCTCGATCATATCGGCGAGATCAAACAGATGGGCATCGACATCGAGATCGATGATTTCGGATCCGGTCACGCCTCGCTCATCGGTCTGGTCAAGCTGCGGCCGAAGCGGCTGAAGATCGACCGGCAGCTCATCGCCGAGGTCGTCAGCTCCGCCGAGCAGCGGCGCGTGGTGGGTTCGATCGTGGAAATCGCCAAGGCGCTCGACGTCGAGGTGATCGCCGAGGGCATCGAGACCGAGGCGCATGCCGTCGTACTGGCTGAGCTTGGCTGCGATGGCCTGCAGGGTTACGCGTTCGGTTATCCCGCACCGGCGGCCGAGACCGCTCTTCTTTTCTCACCGATGGCGAGCGGGATCGAAAAGCAGAAGTCCGCAATGAGCTGA